From the genome of Primulina eburnea isolate SZY01 chromosome 12, ASM2296580v1, whole genome shotgun sequence, one region includes:
- the LOC140807992 gene encoding probable choline kinase 3 isoform X1, translating to MNKISISMAVKTNEFMEGILPKELMNLLLCLASNWGDAIDKSSLKINHLSGAMTNEVYTISWATEVGNSSRTVLVRIYGEGVDLFFDREDEIQTFKCLSMLGYGPKLLGQFLQGRVEEFIHARTLSAVDLRDPIISALIAAKLREFHNLDMPGSKKVILWDRMRKWLQEAKNLCSAEHAREFHLDNLDKEIDFLENSISQGNTRKIGFCHNDLQYGNIMIDDETLSITIIDYEYASYNPVAYDIANHFCEMAANYHTDTPHVLKYSKYPGLEERQRFIRQYLSDADHEASNTEIEQLVDDVEKYTLANHIFWGLWGIISGYVNHIEFDYMEYARQRLEQYWSRKHGIFNERQTSGA from the exons ATG AATAAAATATCGATATCGATGGCGGTGAAGACTAATGAATTTATGGAAGGTATTTTGCCTAAAGAATTGATGAATCTCCTATTATGTCTTGCTTCAAACTGGGGAGATGCGATAGATAAAAGTAGCTTGAAGATAAATCACCTTAGTGGTGCCATGACTAATGAGGTTTACACAATTAGTTGGGCGACTGAGGTAGGAAATTCCTCAAGAACAGTTTTAGTTCGGATTTATGGCGAAGGGGTCGATCTTTTCTTTGATCGGGAGGATGAGATTCAGACTTTCAAATGTTTATCTATGCTTGGTTACGGGCCCAAGCTTCTTGGTCAGTTCTTGCAAGGTAGAGTTGAGGAATTCATCCATGCCAGG ACTCTATCGGCTGTGGATCTTCGTGATCCTATCATTTCTGCCCTCATAGCAGCGAAACTAAGAGAATTTCACAATCTCGATATGCCTGGTTCTAAGAAAGTTATCCTGTGGGATAGAATGAG AAAATGGCTTCAAGAGGCCAAGAATTTGTGCTCTGCCGAACATGCGAGGGAATTCCACTTGGATAACTTAGACAAAGAAATTGACTTTTTGGAAAATTCAATATCCCAAGGGAACACCCGAAAGATTGGTTTTTGCCACAACGATCTGCAGTACGGTAACATAATGATCGATGACGAGACACTATCCATCACTATTATT GATTATGAATATGCGAGTTATAACCCCGTGGCCTATGATATTGCAAATCACTTCTGTGAAATGGCAGCAAATTATCATACCGATACACCTCATGTCTTGAAGTATAGCAAATATCCTG GTTTAGAAGAGCGCCAAAGATTTATACGTCAATACCTCAGTGATGCAG ACCATGAGGCCAGCAACACTGAAATAGAGCAGCTTGTCGATGATGTGGAGAAATACACTCTTGCAAACCACATTTTCTGGGGACTGTGGGGGATTATCTCA GGATATGTGAATCACATCGAGTTTGATTACATGGAGTATGCCAGGCAACGGTTGGAGCAGTATTGGTCAAGAAAGCATGGAATCTTCAATGAAAGACAGACTAGTGGAGCTTAG
- the LOC140807992 gene encoding probable choline kinase 3 isoform X2, which translates to MAVKTNEFMEGILPKELMNLLLCLASNWGDAIDKSSLKINHLSGAMTNEVYTISWATEVGNSSRTVLVRIYGEGVDLFFDREDEIQTFKCLSMLGYGPKLLGQFLQGRVEEFIHARTLSAVDLRDPIISALIAAKLREFHNLDMPGSKKVILWDRMRKWLQEAKNLCSAEHAREFHLDNLDKEIDFLENSISQGNTRKIGFCHNDLQYGNIMIDDETLSITIIDYEYASYNPVAYDIANHFCEMAANYHTDTPHVLKYSKYPGLEERQRFIRQYLSDADHEASNTEIEQLVDDVEKYTLANHIFWGLWGIISGYVNHIEFDYMEYARQRLEQYWSRKHGIFNERQTSGA; encoded by the exons ATGGCGGTGAAGACTAATGAATTTATGGAAGGTATTTTGCCTAAAGAATTGATGAATCTCCTATTATGTCTTGCTTCAAACTGGGGAGATGCGATAGATAAAAGTAGCTTGAAGATAAATCACCTTAGTGGTGCCATGACTAATGAGGTTTACACAATTAGTTGGGCGACTGAGGTAGGAAATTCCTCAAGAACAGTTTTAGTTCGGATTTATGGCGAAGGGGTCGATCTTTTCTTTGATCGGGAGGATGAGATTCAGACTTTCAAATGTTTATCTATGCTTGGTTACGGGCCCAAGCTTCTTGGTCAGTTCTTGCAAGGTAGAGTTGAGGAATTCATCCATGCCAGG ACTCTATCGGCTGTGGATCTTCGTGATCCTATCATTTCTGCCCTCATAGCAGCGAAACTAAGAGAATTTCACAATCTCGATATGCCTGGTTCTAAGAAAGTTATCCTGTGGGATAGAATGAG AAAATGGCTTCAAGAGGCCAAGAATTTGTGCTCTGCCGAACATGCGAGGGAATTCCACTTGGATAACTTAGACAAAGAAATTGACTTTTTGGAAAATTCAATATCCCAAGGGAACACCCGAAAGATTGGTTTTTGCCACAACGATCTGCAGTACGGTAACATAATGATCGATGACGAGACACTATCCATCACTATTATT GATTATGAATATGCGAGTTATAACCCCGTGGCCTATGATATTGCAAATCACTTCTGTGAAATGGCAGCAAATTATCATACCGATACACCTCATGTCTTGAAGTATAGCAAATATCCTG GTTTAGAAGAGCGCCAAAGATTTATACGTCAATACCTCAGTGATGCAG ACCATGAGGCCAGCAACACTGAAATAGAGCAGCTTGTCGATGATGTGGAGAAATACACTCTTGCAAACCACATTTTCTGGGGACTGTGGGGGATTATCTCA GGATATGTGAATCACATCGAGTTTGATTACATGGAGTATGCCAGGCAACGGTTGGAGCAGTATTGGTCAAGAAAGCATGGAATCTTCAATGAAAGACAGACTAGTGGAGCTTAG